One region of Oxalobacteraceae bacterium OTU3CAMAD1 genomic DNA includes:
- a CDS encoding DUF4214 domain-containing protein translates to MATITGINSLDALLKSSWASSAGTAVTLTYSFLTTSPAGATTTDANGFKPMTAAQQAAVKVALDSWAAVADITFTQVSSGGDLQVGTNNQGDDSSAYAYLPGGRGPVYMYTNNTYAPGSTYAAGDFGASVLIHEFGHTLGLKHPGNYDSTGGATDGPFLPAATDNLDFTQMSYNTGSGFSLNGNYGVTPMQFDIQAIQYMYGANMAYHTGADTYSFVRDSALQCIWDAGGTDTLDFSACTGATIINLNQGNFSSTAPGYNNISIAYNVTIERAIAGSGGSTIHGNDAGNVIIGGIRSDTVYLGKGSDTVTGGGGGDTVVFDLALASYGFSGSKAALTVTGEGTDLLNNISTLKFDDRTIQLSNYISLSGGGAGDDKLVAGTGNELFSGGTGFDTVHYSLARSNYTVAASGKAFTVGDKSVSGGTDLVAGVERLEFSDGSGVALDIAGAAGQTYRLYQAAFNRKPDLGGLSFWLDKMDDGLGLASMAQFFLNSKESVAIYALLTDAQFVAQVYTNVLHREPDTGGLDFYIKGMAAGVTRAAVLADFSESAENQAAVIGSITNGINYTVF, encoded by the coding sequence ATGGCTACCATCACTGGAATCAACTCCCTGGACGCGTTGCTGAAGAGCAGTTGGGCGTCGTCCGCCGGCACCGCCGTCACACTGACCTACAGCTTCCTGACCACGTCGCCGGCCGGGGCCACGACCACGGATGCGAACGGATTCAAGCCGATGACGGCCGCCCAGCAGGCGGCCGTCAAGGTGGCGCTGGACAGCTGGGCGGCGGTGGCCGACATCACCTTCACGCAGGTGAGCTCGGGCGGCGACCTCCAGGTGGGCACCAACAACCAGGGCGACGACAGCAGCGCTTACGCCTATCTGCCGGGCGGCCGGGGTCCGGTGTATATGTACACCAATAACACATATGCGCCCGGTTCCACCTATGCGGCCGGCGACTTTGGCGCCTCGGTGCTGATCCATGAATTCGGCCATACGCTGGGACTCAAGCATCCGGGCAATTACGATTCGACCGGCGGCGCGACCGACGGCCCGTTCCTGCCGGCCGCCACCGATAATCTGGATTTCACGCAGATGTCGTACAACACCGGTTCCGGCTTTAGCCTCAACGGCAACTATGGCGTCACGCCCATGCAGTTCGACATCCAGGCGATCCAGTACATGTACGGCGCCAACATGGCCTATCACACGGGCGCCGACACCTACAGCTTCGTGCGCGATTCGGCGCTGCAGTGCATCTGGGACGCGGGCGGCACCGACACCCTCGATTTTTCCGCTTGCACGGGCGCCACCATCATCAACTTAAACCAGGGCAACTTCAGCTCGACGGCGCCCGGTTACAACAACATCTCGATCGCCTACAACGTGACGATCGAGCGTGCGATCGCCGGCAGCGGCGGCTCCACCATCCACGGCAACGACGCCGGCAACGTCATCATCGGCGGCATCCGCAGCGACACCGTCTATCTGGGCAAGGGCAGCGATACGGTCACCGGCGGTGGCGGCGGGGATACGGTCGTCTTCGATCTCGCCCTGGCCAGCTACGGCTTCAGCGGTAGTAAAGCCGCCCTGACCGTCACCGGCGAGGGCACCGACCTGTTGAATAATATTTCGACGCTGAAGTTCGACGACCGCACGATACAACTGTCGAATTACATCTCGCTGAGCGGCGGCGGCGCCGGCGACGACAAGTTGGTGGCCGGCACGGGCAACGAGTTGTTTTCAGGCGGCACCGGTTTCGACACGGTCCACTACAGCCTGGCGCGCAGCAACTACACGGTGGCCGCCAGCGGCAAAGCCTTCACCGTCGGCGACAAGAGCGTCAGCGGCGGCACCGATCTGGTGGCCGGCGTCGAGCGCCTGGAGTTTTCCGACGGCAGCGGCGTGGCGCTGGACATCGCCGGCGCGGCCGGCCAGACCTACCGCCTGTATCAGGCGGCCTTCAACCGGAAGCCGGACCTGGGCGGATTGAGCTTCTGGCTCGACAAGATGGACGACGGCCTGGGACTGGCGAGCATGGCGCAGTTCTTCCTCAACAGTAAAGAGAGCGTGGCGATCTACGCCTTATTGACGGACGCGCAGTTCGTCGCCCAGGTGTACACCAACGTGTTGCACCGCGAGCCGGACACCGGCGGCCTGGATTTCTACATCAAAGGCATGGCCGCCGGGGTGACACGGGCGGCGGTACTGGCCGACTTCTCCGAATCGGCAGAGAATCAGGCCGCCGTGATCGGATCGATTACCAACGGCATCAATTACACGGTGTTCTAA